In Candidatus Palauibacter scopulicola, the genomic stretch GGTGGCGTCGGACCCTGACGGCGACCAGGTGACGTGTGTGTGGAGCGCGCAGGCGGGGAGCTTCCTGGGGGCGGTGGATGAGTTCGAAGCGCGCTGGCAGGCTCCGGCCGACACGGGAACCGTCTGGATCACCGTCGATGTCTCGGACGGGTTTGGGGGGACGGCGTTCGCGGAGGTGGCCATCGAGGTCACGAACGCGGCTCCGGTGTTCGAGGAACCGTTCTACGCCTTCGAGCTTCGCGAGAACGAGGACGGCCGCTCCCGGCCGGTGGCGCTGGACGCGGTGGTGGCGGTGGACCCGGACGGCGATGAGGTGACGTACTCGCTGGCGGCGGGCGACGGAACGCGGTTCACGGTCGGCTCGCGGGACGGAACGGTGCAGTACGTGGGCGCGGGCGAGGACTACGAGGCGGAGCCGCACCGGTATGAGCTATCGGTGCGGGCGCGGGATCCGCACGGGGCGGCGGCGATGGTCGGGGTGACGGTCGAGTTGACGAACGCGAACGAGGCTCCGGCGGCGGCCGCCGACACGGCGGCGACGACCGAGGACGGGGAGGTCACCGTCGACGTGCTCGCGAACGACGCGGACCCGGACGGCGACGCGCTGCACGTCGAGTCGGTGTCGCCGCCGGCGCACGGCACGGCGCGGATCGCGGCGGGCGGCGGAGTCGCGTACACCCCGGAGGCGGACTGGCACGGCACGGACCGGTTCGAGTACACCGCCGCCGACGGGAATGGCGGGACGGGCGTGGCGGAGGTCGCGGTGCGAGTCGCCGCGGTGAACGACCCGCCCATGGCCGTGGCCGACACGGCGGCGACGAACGAGGACGAACCGGTCACGATGGACGTGCTGGCGAACGACACCGATGTGGACGGCGACGCGCTGCACATCGAATCGGTGTCGGCGCCGGGGCACGGGACGGCGCGGATCGCCGCAGGCCGGGTCGAGTATGCGCCGGAGGCGGATTGGCACGGCACGGACCGGTTCGCCTACACGGTGGCCGACGACAACGGCGGACGGGCCGTGGCGGAGGTCGAGGTTCGAGTCACGGCGGTGAACGACCCGCCCGTGGCGGTGGGCGCGATCCCGGACCAGGCGCTCGAGGAGGGGGGCGCGGCGTCGGCGCTCGACCTGGCGCCGTACTTCGAGGACCGGGACGGGGACGCGCTGACGTACGCGGCCGTGTCGTCGGACCCGAACGTTGCGGCGGTGACCGTAGCGGGCGCGGCGCTGACGGTGACGCCCGTCGGCTACGGTTCCGCGTCCATCGAGGTGACGGCGCGCGACCCGGACGGGCTTTCCGCCGCGCACACGTTCGCGGTGGGCTCGAACGACCGGATGGCGCGCATCGCGCTCGACGAGACGCTGGCGGCGACGGCGCGGGCGCACCTGGCGAGCGCGCGCATGACGCTGGGCCGGCACGTGCGACCGGGTGGCCGGGACGAACGGTCCCGGCTCACGGTGCTGGGACGCGCCATCCCGCTGGACGAGGCGGGCGTCCGGGCCGCGGCCGACCGGCTGCTCGCGGGGTGGACGATGTCGCGCTACCTCCGCGGCGGAGGTCTCGCCGAGGCGGGCCGGACGTTCGAGCGGCAGGCGGAGGAGTGGGCCGCGGCCGCCGCCGAGGGTCGCGACGGTCCTCCGGCCGGGCCTCGCGACCCCTCGGATCTGATGGTGGCACTCGGCGTGCGCGGACCCCCGAGCCTCCGGGAGCTCGGAGGCGGCGGCGGACGAGGGGGCGGCGGCACGGAGTTCACGTTCGCGTGGGGCGGCGATGACGGCGGCCGCCCGGGCTGGCGGCTCTGGGGCCAGGGCGACATCCAGACGTTCTCGGGCGAACCTGCGGCGGAGCGCGGCTACGAGGGCAGCCTGCGCACGGGCTGGGCCGGGCTCGACCGCGCCCTCGGCGGGAGCTGGCTCGCCGGCGTGGCGGTCGCGAGGAGCAGGGGCGGAAGCGACTGGCGCGCCGGCACTGCCGGTGGCCGTCTCGAAACTTCGTTGACGGCCGTGCACCCCTACCTGCGCTGGTCGAACGGGGGCACATCCGTGTGGGCGATGGCGGGCGGCGGCTGGGGGTCGGCGGAGAACGCGCGGGGGACGGGCCGCGTGGGCACGAGCAGCCTGGACATGGGGCTCGGACTCCTCGAAGTCCGGCGGCGGTTCGCCAACTGGTTCGGGCTCCGGGGCGACGCGGCGTGGGCGCGTCTCGCGACCGGCGAGGGCGCGGAGACCGTCGACGGCCGCGGCGCGACGGTCCAGCAGCAGCGGCTGGGCATCGAGGTGAGCCCGTCGCTGCGCCTCGGCGCCCTGGCGCTCGAAGTGTTCGGCGAGGCGAGTGGGCGGCACGACGGCGGCGCGGGCCAGACGGGCGGAGGGCTCGAGTTGGCCGGCGGACTCCGGGCGGCGGGCGGTCTCGTCCGCCTCGATGCCCAGGGCCGGATCCTCGTACTCCACTCCGCCCGCGGCTACGAGGAGCGCGGCCTGGGCGTCACGCTGACCATAGGCAGCCCGTCGGACGAGGAGGGCCTCTCGCTCTCCGTCGCGCCGCGCTGGGGCGGCCCGGCGACCTCCTCCGGCGCGCTGTGGCAGGAGCAGGTCGCCGGGTCAAGCGGCCCAACCGGCCCCGCGCCCATCCCGCCGTGGTCGCTCGACGCGCGAGCCCGGTGGGCCCTCCGCCTGCCGGGTGGGCGGCTCATCGCCTGGTCCGGCTCGCTCGACCACTCCACCGCGGGCTGGGGCCTGACGATCAGCGGCGGGATCGAGCGAGCGAGACGCCCTCCTCCTCGTCCACCCGCAGCAGGAGCAGGAACCCGATAGCGAGAAACACGAGGATGGAAGCGATGGCCCAGCGGTGGCTGCCCGTCGCGCCCAGGATGAGCCCGTAGGAGAGCGGCCCGGCCGCGGCGGAAAGCCTGCCCGAGAAGGCGTAGAAGCCGAACAGTTCGCCCTGCTTGCTCTCGGGCACGAACGAACCGAGGAGGGCACGGCTCCCCGCCTGGTTCGGCCCCACCATCAGCCCCAGGAGTATCGCCGCGGCCCAGAACATCGGGAGGTCCCGCGCGGACCATGCCATGGCGACCGCCACCATCAGCAGCACGAGCGTCACGGCGATCGTTCGCTTCCCGCCGATCCGGTCCTGGACGAACCCGAAGCCGATCGCACTCGCGCCGGCCGTC encodes the following:
- a CDS encoding tandem-95 repeat protein, translating into MTATDEDMAGIFKFSDIGHEASGGGYDSVSVQTVFVTVTDDDVTNIVYETGSPGNLRERSSFGTYEGSAHSYYVSLTSEPTAAVTITLASEDVSRVTVSPDSVTFSTTNWNVAQPVSFSVADNDVLGEDRVQVRVTSTISGTGSNYDGQLLRPFTVNVFNNDREPETVTEGDSLIYELGYEEYPGAYLIRAESVRGAVTIAPASVQVTEDNYERLPFTVTGVEAGQGKINFWIWSYLVRSFLVTVGPPAIPTRLTLSANRRAREGGRDVTLTARLNSPAPAGGTEVTLRVGAETTATLGVDYTLSATEFTIAEGDRTGTATLRVIDDADDDDGEVVQLLADSRNPELSSAGLRLDIRDDDVPSVTLSASPNPVPEGSSVTVTARLSTTLSSSVTIPLTLTAGTAEEDDFGPLSGIEIDAGSTRGTGTISTTDDEDADSETFTVALGRLPSSLQAGSPGSVEVTIADFGPINVPPAVAAYCDPCRVGPGGGVRLTAVASDPDGDQVTCVWSAQAGSFLGAVDEFEARWQAPADTGTVWITVDVSDGFGGTAFAEVAIEVTNAAPVFEEPFYAFELRENEDGRSRPVALDAVVAVDPDGDEVTYSLAAGDGTRFTVGSRDGTVQYVGAGEDYEAEPHRYELSVRARDPHGAAAMVGVTVELTNANEAPAAAADTAATTEDGEVTVDVLANDADPDGDALHVESVSPPAHGTARIAAGGGVAYTPEADWHGTDRFEYTAADGNGGTGVAEVAVRVAAVNDPPMAVADTAATNEDEPVTMDVLANDTDVDGDALHIESVSAPGHGTARIAAGRVEYAPEADWHGTDRFAYTVADDNGGRAVAEVEVRVTAVNDPPVAVGAIPDQALEEGGAASALDLAPYFEDRDGDALTYAAVSSDPNVAAVTVAGAALTVTPVGYGSASIEVTARDPDGLSAAHTFAVGSNDRMARIALDETLAATARAHLASARMTLGRHVRPGGRDERSRLTVLGRAIPLDEAGVRAAADRLLAGWTMSRYLRGGGLAEAGRTFERQAEEWAAAAAEGRDGPPAGPRDPSDLMVALGVRGPPSLRELGGGGGRGGGGTEFTFAWGGDDGGRPGWRLWGQGDIQTFSGEPAAERGYEGSLRTGWAGLDRALGGSWLAGVAVARSRGGSDWRAGTAGGRLETSLTAVHPYLRWSNGGTSVWAMAGGGWGSAENARGTGRVGTSSLDMGLGLLEVRRRFANWFGLRGDAAWARLATGEGAETVDGRGATVQQQRLGIEVSPSLRLGALALEVFGEASGRHDGGAGQTGGGLELAGGLRAAGGLVRLDAQGRILVLHSARGYEERGLGVTLTIGSPSDEEGLSLSVAPRWGGPATSSGALWQEQVAGSSGPTGPAPIPPWSLDARARWALRLPGGRLIAWSGSLDHSTAGWGLTISGGIERARRPPPRPPAAGAGTR